The Rhinopithecus roxellana isolate Shanxi Qingling chromosome 14, ASM756505v1, whole genome shotgun sequence genome includes a window with the following:
- the LOC104677891 gene encoding tetratricopeptide repeat protein 30B — MAGLSGAQIPDGEFTAVVYRLIRDARYAEAVQLLGREPQRSPRTRAGLSLLGYCYYRLQEFALAAECYEQLGQLHPELEQYRLYQAQALYKACLYPEATRVAFLLLDNPAYHNRVLRLQAAIKYSEGDLPGSRSLVEQLLSGEEGEESGGENETDGQVSLGCLLYREGQYEAACSKFFAALQASGYQPDLSYNLALAYYSSRQYASALKHIAEIIERGIRQHPELGVGMTTEGIDVRSVGNTLVLHQTALVEAFNLKAAIEYQLRNYEAAQEALTDMPPRAEEELDPVTLHNQALMNMDARPTEGFEKLQFLLQQNPFPPETFGNLLLLYCKYEYFDLAADVLAENAHLIYKFLTPYLYDFLDAVITCQTAPEEAFIKLDGLAGMLTEVLRKLTIQVQEARHNRDDEAIKKAVNEYDETMEKYIPVLMAQAKIYWNLENYPMVEKIFRKSVEFCNDHDVWKLNVAHVLFMQENKYKEAIGFYEPIVKKHYDNILNVSAIVLANLCVSYVMTSQNEEAEELMRKIEKEEEQLSYDDPNRKMYHLCIVNLVIGTLYCAKGNYEFGISRVIKSLEPYNKKLVTDTWYYAKRCFLSLLENMSKHVIVIHDSVIQECVQFLGHCELHGRNIPAVIEQPLEEERMHVGKNTVTYESRQLKALIYEIIGWNI, encoded by the coding sequence ATGGCCGGCCTGAGCGGCGCGCAGATCCCCGACGGGGAGTTCACCGCGGTGGTGTACCGGCTCATCCGCGATGCGCGCTACGCCGAGGCGGTGCAGCTGCTGGGCCGAGAGCCGCAGCGGAGCCCTAGGACACGCGCAGGCCTGTCGCTGCTAGGCTACTGCTACTACCGCCTGCAGGAGTTCGCGCTGGCGGCCGAGTGCTATGAGCAGCTGGGCCAGCTGCACCCGGAACTGGAGCAGTACCGCCTGTACCAGGCCCAGGCCCTGTACAAGGCCTGCCTTTATCCGGAGGCCACCCGGGTCGCCTTCCTTCTCCTGGATAACCCCGCCTACCACAACCGGGTCCTCCGCCTGCAAGCTGCCATCAAGTACAGCGAGGGCGATCTGCCAGGGTCCAGGAGCCTGGTGGAGCAGCTGCTgagtggggaagagggagaagaaagtgGGGGCGAGAATGAGACCGATGGCCAGGTCAGCCTGGGTTGTTTGCTGTACAGGGAGGGACAGTATGAAGCTGCATGCTCCAAGTTTTTTGCCGCCCTGCAGGCCTCGGGCTACCAGCCTGACCTTTCCTACAACCTGGCTTTGGCCTATTACAGCAGCCGACAGTATGCCTCAGCCCTGAAGCATATCGCTGAGATTATTGAGCGTGGCATCCGACAGCACCCTGAGCTAGGTGTGGGCATGACCACTGAGGGCATTGATGTTCGCAGTGTTGGCAACACCTTAGTCCTCCACCAGACTGCTCTGGTGGAAGCCTTCAACCTTAAGGCAGCCATAGAATACCAACTGAGAAACTATGAGGCAGCTCAAGAAGCCCTCACTGACATGCCACCCAGGGCAGAGGAAGAGTTGGACCCTGTGACCCTACACAACCAGGCACTAATGAACATGGATGCCAGGCCTACAGAAGGGTTTGAAAAGCTACAGTTTTTGCTCCAACAGAATCCCTTTCCTCCAGAGACTTTTGGCAACCTGTTGCTGCTCTACTGTAAATATGAGTATTTTGACCTGGCAGCAGATGTCCTGGCAGAAAATGCCCATTTGATTTATAAGTTCCTCACACCCTATCTCTATGACTTCTTGGATGCCGTGATCACTTGCCAGACAGCTCCTGAAGAGGCTTTCATTAAGCTTGATGGGCTAGCAGGGATGCTGACTGAGGTCCTCCGGAAACTCACCATACAAGTACAGGAAGCAAGACACAATAGAGATGATGAAGCTATCAAAAAGGCAGTGAATGAATATGATGAAACCATGGAGAAGTATATTCCCGTGTTGATGGCTCAGGCAAAAATCTACTGGAACCTTGAAAATTATCCAATGGTGGAAAAGATCTTCCGCAAATCTGTGGAATTCTGTAACGACCATGATGTGTGGAAGTTGAATGTGGCTCATGTTCTGTTCatgcaagaaaacaaatacaaagaagCCATTGGTTTCTATGAACCCATAGTCAAGAAGCATTATGATAACATCCTGAATGTCAGTGCTATTGTACTGGCTAATCTCTGTGTTTCCTATGTTATGACAAGTCAAAATGAAGAAGCAGAGGAGTTGATGAGGAAgattgaaaaggaggaagagcAGCTCTCTTATGATGACCCAAATAGGAAAATGTACCATCTCTGCATTGTGAATTTGGTGATAGGAACTCTTTATTGTGCCAAAGGAAACTATGAGTTTGGTATTTCTCGAGTTATCAAAAGCTTGGAGCCTTATAATAAAAAGCTGGTAACAGATACCTGGTATTATGCCAAAAGATGCTTCCTGTCCTTGTTAGAAAACATGTCAAAACACGTGATAGTCATTCATGACAGTGTTATTCAAGAATGTGTCCAGTTTCTAGGACACTGTGAACTTCATGGCAGAAACATACCTGCTGTTATTGAACAACCCCTGGAAGAAGAGAGAATGCATGTTGGAAAGAATACAGTCACATATGAGTCTAGGCAGTTAAAAGCTTTGATTTATGAGATTATAGGATGGAATATATAG